A genomic window from Elaeis guineensis isolate ETL-2024a chromosome 3, EG11, whole genome shotgun sequence includes:
- the LOC140856485 gene encoding universal stress protein PHOS32-like, giving the protein MGGNRTVGVGMDYSASSKAAVRWAIDNLVGSGDRIVVIHVQSGKSDRAQKQLWEDSGSPLIPLDEFREMNLPKQYGINPDREVLDILDTASKTKQVIVVSKIYWGDPREKLCDAVEDLKLDSLVVGSRGLGSFKRLLLGSVSSYVVSNASCPVTVVKGTPMSKA; this is encoded by the exons ATGGGAGGAAATCGGACGGTGGGCGTCGGCATGGACTACTCTGCGTCGAGCAAAGCGGCGGTCCGGTGGGCCATCGATAACTTGGTCGGCAGCGGCGATCGCATCGTTGTGATCCATGTGCAGTCCGGCAAGTCTGATCGTGCACAGAAGCAGCTGTGGGAGGACTCGGGATCAC CCTTGATTCCTCTTGATGAGTTTAGAGAGATGAACTTACCAAAGCAGTATGGGATCAATCCGGATAGGGAGGTGCTGGATATCCTAGACACTGCATCCAAGACTAAGCAG GTGATAGTGGTCTCCAAGATTTATTGGGGTGATCCAAGGGAGAAGCTCTGTGATGCAGTGGAGGACCTAAAACTAGACTCACTTGTAGTTGGAAGCAGGGGCTTAGGATCCTTTAAAAG ATTGTTGCTTGGAAGTGTTAGCAGCTATGTGGTGTCCAATGCCTCTTGCCCGGTCACAGTGGTGAAGGGAACACCCATGTCTAAGGCCTAG
- the LOC140850814 gene encoding syntaxin-112-like isoform X1, which translates to MHYIGWVSRAVSKMNDLMTRSFMSYVELKKQALKDLEADPILDLETGGLSCAEDQNLSFFFVEIGAIQCDMEDISSLLLDLQFLNEETKSAHSAKVLRGLRDRMDSDVVSVLRKAKIIKARLEALDRSNIANRGLSARFGEGSPVDRTRISVTNGLRTKLREMMNGFQSLRERILAEHKEALKRKYFNATGEVATEEVIEKMLSGGSQVGLLDKKGEVDLEIMERQKAVSDIQRSLMQLHQVFLDMAIMVEVQGEQLNDIEENVVRAKDYISGGTDSLISANALRKRNRKCTYCVWALVLIVLAVCLIPILDGF; encoded by the exons ATGCATTACATAG GGTGGGTATCAAGAGCTGTTTCGAAGATGAATGATCTCATGACAAGGTCTTTCATGAGTTATGTTGAACTCAAGAAGCAGGCGCTGAAGGACTTGGAGGCCGaccccatcctcgacctcgagACAGGAGGGCTCAGCTGTGCCGAAGACCAGaacctctccttcttctttgtAGAGATTGGAGCCATCCAGTGTGACATGGAGGACATCTCCAGCCTCCTACTTGACCTGCAGTTCCTGAATGAAGAGACCAAGTCGGCTCACAGTGCCAAGGTCCTCCGGGGGCTGAGGGACCGAATGGACTCCGATGTGGTATCCGTCCTTCGCAAGGCCAAGATCATCAAAGCGAGGCTCGAAGCTCTCGACCGATCCAACATTGCCAATCGTGGCTTATCGGCTCGCTTTGGAGAAGGAAGTCCTGTTGACCGGACTAGGATTTCAGTCACCAATGGTCTGAGAACCAAGCTCAGGGAAATGATGAATGGGTTTCAGTCATTAAGAGAGCGGATACTCGCCGAGCACAAAGAAGCCCTGAAGAGGAAGTACTTCAATGCTACAGGAGAAGTGGCAACAGAGGAGGTGATAGAGAAGATGCTCTCAGGTGGCAGCCAGGTTGGGTTGTTGGACAAGAAAGGTGAAGTGGACTTGGAGATCATGGAGAGGCAGAAGGCTGTAAGTGATATACAGAGGAGCTTGATGCAACTGCATCAGGTCTTTCTAGATATGGCAATCATGGTGGAGGTGCAGGGGGAGCAGTTAAATGACATCGAGGAGAATGTCGTCCGTGCGAAAGACTACATAAGTGGTGGAACTGATAGCCTCATCTCTGCCAATGCTTTGAGGAAGAGGAACAGGAAGTGCACATATTGCGTTTGGGCCTTGGTGCTGATTGTCTTAGCCGTTTGTCTGATTCCGATCCTCGATGGCTTTTAG
- the LOC140850814 gene encoding syntaxin-112-like isoform X2: MNDLMTRSFMSYVELKKQALKDLEADPILDLETGGLSCAEDQNLSFFFVEIGAIQCDMEDISSLLLDLQFLNEETKSAHSAKVLRGLRDRMDSDVVSVLRKAKIIKARLEALDRSNIANRGLSARFGEGSPVDRTRISVTNGLRTKLREMMNGFQSLRERILAEHKEALKRKYFNATGEVATEEVIEKMLSGGSQVGLLDKKGEVDLEIMERQKAVSDIQRSLMQLHQVFLDMAIMVEVQGEQLNDIEENVVRAKDYISGGTDSLISANALRKRNRKCTYCVWALVLIVLAVCLIPILDGF; the protein is encoded by the coding sequence ATGAATGATCTCATGACAAGGTCTTTCATGAGTTATGTTGAACTCAAGAAGCAGGCGCTGAAGGACTTGGAGGCCGaccccatcctcgacctcgagACAGGAGGGCTCAGCTGTGCCGAAGACCAGaacctctccttcttctttgtAGAGATTGGAGCCATCCAGTGTGACATGGAGGACATCTCCAGCCTCCTACTTGACCTGCAGTTCCTGAATGAAGAGACCAAGTCGGCTCACAGTGCCAAGGTCCTCCGGGGGCTGAGGGACCGAATGGACTCCGATGTGGTATCCGTCCTTCGCAAGGCCAAGATCATCAAAGCGAGGCTCGAAGCTCTCGACCGATCCAACATTGCCAATCGTGGCTTATCGGCTCGCTTTGGAGAAGGAAGTCCTGTTGACCGGACTAGGATTTCAGTCACCAATGGTCTGAGAACCAAGCTCAGGGAAATGATGAATGGGTTTCAGTCATTAAGAGAGCGGATACTCGCCGAGCACAAAGAAGCCCTGAAGAGGAAGTACTTCAATGCTACAGGAGAAGTGGCAACAGAGGAGGTGATAGAGAAGATGCTCTCAGGTGGCAGCCAGGTTGGGTTGTTGGACAAGAAAGGTGAAGTGGACTTGGAGATCATGGAGAGGCAGAAGGCTGTAAGTGATATACAGAGGAGCTTGATGCAACTGCATCAGGTCTTTCTAGATATGGCAATCATGGTGGAGGTGCAGGGGGAGCAGTTAAATGACATCGAGGAGAATGTCGTCCGTGCGAAAGACTACATAAGTGGTGGAACTGATAGCCTCATCTCTGCCAATGCTTTGAGGAAGAGGAACAGGAAGTGCACATATTGCGTTTGGGCCTTGGTGCTGATTGTCTTAGCCGTTTGTCTGATTCCGATCCTCGATGGCTTTTAG
- the LOC105041903 gene encoding DNA polymerase epsilon subunit B: MGAAGTRKKVQRKFKLRGFTLKVEALEEALAFLSRFPDAEDDALDLLIDEIDKESLKSSILDREAIHRVVSLLLDADAAVDPSSTVASNRAALRVIDAFVIPRFRYDPIKKVFYEHTGRLPIHGEAEDKAALYRDRYQLLLQRLSRDKYFSRPAFDTEMTDSESCEITPIQSLIGCTGRRWIMGVISQLEEGHFFLEDLTAAVPIDLANAKITSGFFVENTIIVAEGELLSNGIFQVNTCGFPPLEDREASLSLLMGLDFFGGGVLSTEETLRLSGLEKKAVNDMFVILSDVWLDNDETMEKLAVVLDGYDSVEVVPSLFVLMGNFCSRPCNLAFHSFSSLRMQFGKLGEMIEAHPRLKEQSRFLFIPGPDDAGPSKVLPRCSLPKYLMEDLQKHIPNAIFSSNPCRIKFYTQEIVFFRQDLLYRMRRSSLIPPSTEETSDPFEHLVATITHQGHLCPLPLTVQPIIWNYDHCLRLYPTPHTIVLGDKSEQKAFKYTGITCFNPGSFSNDSTFAAYRPCTKDVELSALES, translated from the exons ATGGGGGCGGCGGGAACGCGGAAGAAGGTCCAGCGAAAGTTTAAGCTCCGAGGGTTTACCCTTAAAGTGGAGGCCTTGGAGGAGGCCCTCGCCTTCCTCTCCCGCTTCCCGGACGCTGAGGACGACGCCCTCGACCTCCTCATCGACGAGATCGACAAGGAATCCC TTAAATCGTCGATTTTGGACCGGGAGGCGATCCATCGGGTGGTCAGCCTCCTGCTGGACGCGGATGCCGCCGTGGatccgagctccacggtcgccaGCAACCGGGCGGCACTCCGTGTGATCGATGCCTTCGTGATCCCTAGGTTCCGATACGATCCCATTAAGAAAGTCTTCTATGA GCACACGGGAAGGCTGCCGATCCATGGGGAAGCTGAGGACAAAGCTGCCCTGTACAGGGATAGGTACCAGCTGCTGCTTCAGAGGCTATCTCGTGATAAGTATTTCTCCAGACCAGCATTTGATACTGAAATGACAGATTCTGAGAGTTGTGAG ATAACTCCAATCCAATCTTTGATTGGATGCACTGGAAGGAGATGGATCATGGGGGTGATATCACAATTAGAAGAAGGCCATTTCTTCTTGGAAGATCTTACTGCAGCAGTACCAATTGACTTAGCCAATGCAA AAATCACCTCAGGATTCTTTGTTGAGAACACCATAATTGTAGCTGAAGGAGAGTTGCTTTCAAATGGCATTTTTCAG GTCAATACATGTGGGTTTCCACCTCTGGAGGATAGAGAAGCTTCACTGTCGCTACTCATGGGACTTGACTTCTTTGGTGGTGGTGTACTGTCAACAGAAGAAACT CTTAGATTGTCAGGACTGGAAAAGAAGGCAGTGAATGACATGTTTGTCATCCTTTCTGATGTTTGGCTGGACAATGATGAG ACTATGGAAAAGCTAGCTGTGGTCTTGGATGGTTATGACAGTGTGGAGGTGGTTCCTTCTTTATTTGTCTTAATGGGAAATTTCTGCTCTCGCCCCTGTAATCTTGCTTTCCATTCTTTCTCAAGTCTCAG AATGCAGTTTGGAAAGCTTGGGGAAATGATTGAAGCTCACCCAAGACTGAAAGAACAAAGCCGATTTTTGTTTATTCCAGGtcctgatgatgcag GTCCATCAAAAGTTCTTCCAAGATGTTCGTTACCAAAGTATCTAATGGAAGACCTTCAGAAGCACATTCCCAATGCAATTTTCTCGAGCAATCCTTGCAG AATAAAATTTTACACCCAAGAAATTGTATTCTTCCGGCAAGATCTACTTTACAGAATGCGTCGTTCCTCTCTGATTCCTCCCTCAACAGAAGAAACAAGCGATCCATTTGAGCAT CTTGTGGCCACCATTACTCATCAAGGTCATCTTTGCCCCTTGCCTCTAACTGTGCAGCCTATCATCTGGAACTATGACCACTGCCTCCGTTTGTATCCAACACCACATACG ATAGTGTTGGGGGACAAGAGTGAACAAAAAGCCTTCAAGTACACAGGAATAACATGTTTCAACCCAGGTTCTTTCTCCAATGACAGCACCTTTGCAGCATACCGGCCTTGCACCAAGGACGTTGAGCTATCTGCCCTCGAAAGTTAG